A stretch of Desulfitobacterium dichloroeliminans LMG P-21439 DNA encodes these proteins:
- a CDS encoding pyrimidine-nucleoside phosphorylase: MRVVDVINKKKVGKALTQEEIEFFVQGYVKGEIPDYQIAALYMSIYFQGMNDEEIANLTMAYVNSGETIDLSGIEGVKVDKHSTGGVGDKISLIVIPLVASLGIPVAKMSGRGLGHTGGTIDKLEAIPGFKTTLSTEQFIANVNKHGMAVVGQTANLTPADKLTYALRDVTGTVDSIPLIASSIMSKKIASGADAIVLDVKVGSGAFMKSLEEAKRLAKCMVQIGKALNRRTIAIITDMNQPLGHEVGNANEIREVIDVLSGKGAEDETTVALTIATYMAIASGKYHDFQSTHAELLQVIESGRALEKLKDFISIQGGNPQIIDEPSKLPQAKNHIEIRSNQSGYISRIDAEHIGLVAMLLGAGRKKKEDSIDYAAGVTLLKKVGDYIHINEPLCILHTNLDTIETKVLEAYVFQDSKPDPIEYIHEVVK; this comes from the coding sequence ATGCGGGTAGTTGATGTAATCAACAAAAAGAAAGTGGGCAAAGCCTTGACCCAAGAAGAAATAGAGTTTTTCGTGCAAGGTTATGTCAAAGGTGAAATTCCGGATTATCAGATAGCTGCTCTTTATATGTCAATCTACTTCCAAGGTATGAATGATGAGGAAATAGCCAACTTAACGATGGCTTATGTAAACTCAGGAGAGACAATAGATTTATCGGGCATAGAAGGGGTGAAAGTAGATAAGCATTCTACGGGAGGAGTGGGGGATAAGATAAGCCTTATAGTCATCCCCTTGGTTGCCTCCTTAGGAATTCCCGTGGCCAAAATGAGTGGAAGAGGGTTGGGACATACCGGTGGTACGATCGACAAATTAGAAGCTATCCCAGGATTTAAGACCACTCTAAGTACAGAGCAATTTATCGCCAATGTGAACAAACATGGGATGGCAGTTGTAGGCCAAACTGCGAACTTAACTCCTGCTGACAAACTCACTTACGCCCTAAGAGACGTTACAGGAACAGTGGACAGTATCCCTCTCATAGCAAGCTCAATCATGAGTAAGAAGATTGCTTCCGGCGCAGATGCCATAGTGCTAGATGTGAAGGTTGGTTCAGGAGCCTTCATGAAATCCTTGGAGGAAGCCAAAAGGCTGGCTAAGTGCATGGTGCAAATCGGTAAAGCCTTAAACAGAAGGACAATCGCCATCATTACCGATATGAATCAACCCCTTGGACATGAAGTTGGCAATGCCAATGAGATAAGAGAGGTCATCGATGTTTTAAGTGGAAAGGGTGCAGAGGATGAAACCACAGTTGCCTTGACCATTGCCACGTATATGGCCATTGCTAGTGGAAAATATCATGATTTCCAGTCTACTCATGCAGAACTTCTGCAAGTTATTGAATCGGGGAGGGCCCTTGAAAAATTAAAAGATTTTATCTCCATTCAAGGGGGGAATCCCCAAATCATAGATGAACCGTCGAAACTACCTCAAGCTAAGAATCATATCGAAATTCGCTCCAACCAATCAGGGTATATAAGTCGTATTGACGCTGAGCACATTGGACTTGTAGCTATGCTGTTGGGTGCAGGACGGAAAAAGAAAGAAGACTCCATTGATTATGCAGCAGGGGTAACTCTATTGAAGAAGGTTGGGGATTATATTCACATCAATGAACCACTTTGTATTCTTCACACTAACCTTGATACTATCGAAACGAAGGTTTTAGAGGCATATGTATTTCAAGATAGCAAGCCTGATCCAATAGAATACATCCATGAAGTTGTAAAGTAA
- a CDS encoding purine-nucleoside phosphorylase: MISEQEFMEKLSETRRSIVERVNIEPQIGIILGSGLGGFVDLIENPVAIPYHEIPHFPVSTVEGHKGQLVFGKVLGKPVVAMQGRFHFYEGYSMQEVTFPVRVMQALGVAGLIVTNAAGGINPAYRPGDLILIKDHINMMGDNPLRGTNLSNLGPRFPDLSEGYDLDWRQRALTVAREVGISPQEGVYAAMSGPSYESPAEICFLRTVGADLVGMSTVPEVIVANHGGMRVLGISCVTNMAAGILAQRLSHAEVMETAQRIEKQFVRFVQALVKALA; the protein is encoded by the coding sequence ATGATTAGCGAGCAAGAATTCATGGAGAAATTGAGTGAAACCCGACGAAGTATTGTGGAGAGGGTAAATATCGAACCCCAAATAGGAATTATTCTTGGCTCAGGTTTGGGTGGTTTTGTGGATTTAATAGAAAATCCTGTAGCTATTCCATATCATGAGATTCCCCATTTTCCAGTATCGACGGTAGAGGGGCATAAAGGACAACTAGTATTCGGAAAAGTTTTAGGTAAACCTGTCGTGGCTATGCAAGGACGCTTCCACTTTTATGAAGGGTATTCCATGCAGGAGGTAACTTTTCCCGTCCGAGTCATGCAGGCATTAGGAGTCGCAGGCTTAATTGTGACGAATGCTGCTGGTGGTATCAACCCCGCCTATCGGCCCGGGGATCTCATCTTAATTAAGGATCACATTAATATGATGGGAGACAATCCCTTGCGCGGAACAAATCTCAGTAATCTTGGTCCTCGTTTCCCGGACTTAAGCGAGGGCTATGATCTGGATTGGCGACAAAGAGCTTTAACAGTAGCTCGAGAAGTTGGCATTTCTCCCCAAGAGGGAGTTTATGCTGCTATGAGCGGTCCAAGCTATGAAAGTCCGGCCGAAATTTGCTTCCTTCGCACCGTTGGTGCTGATCTCGTCGGTATGAGTACCGTCCCTGAAGTCATCGTAGCTAACCATGGGGGGATGAGGGTCTTAGGAATCTCCTGTGTCACCAATATGGCTGCCGGAATCCTTGCACAGCGTCTCAGCCATGCCGAGGTTATGGAGACTGCTCAGCGCATTGAGAAGCAGTTTGTGCGATTCGTTCAGGCTTTGGTAAAAGCCCTCGCCTAA
- a CDS encoding phosphopentomutase, protein MKRVILIVLDSVGIGEMPDAHVYGDVGSNTLGNIAKVRGGLHLPHLQKLGLGNIELIQGVAPLACPDGSYGKMAERSPGKDTTTGHWEMAGVILAKAFPTFPQGFPDEFVQAFAKRIGREVIGNEVASGTEIIQRLGQEHVTTGKPIVYTSADSVFQIAAHEEIISLDELYRICEIAREMLDGDLRVGRVIARPFLGTAGSFYRTTHRHDYAIEPPHTMLLDGIKEKGLQVMAVGKIKDIYAGRGVTLHVPSISNKDGVDKTLDFMGEGKPGLIMTNLVDFDMLYGHRNDVEKYALAIEEFDARLPEILAGLGEKDILMITADHGCDPTTASTDHSREYVPLLVYGKQVNPGVNLGVRSSFADLGATIAEYLGTDQLRNGQSFLDDLFQV, encoded by the coding sequence TTGAAAAGAGTCATCTTAATTGTTTTAGATAGTGTAGGAATTGGTGAAATGCCGGATGCTCATGTGTATGGAGATGTGGGAAGCAATACCTTAGGGAACATTGCTAAGGTTCGTGGTGGGCTACATTTGCCTCATCTACAAAAATTAGGTTTAGGGAATATTGAACTTATTCAAGGGGTCGCTCCGCTGGCCTGTCCTGACGGAAGCTATGGAAAAATGGCAGAAAGATCTCCCGGAAAGGACACAACCACAGGACATTGGGAGATGGCTGGGGTGATCTTGGCAAAGGCCTTCCCTACCTTTCCCCAGGGTTTTCCAGATGAGTTTGTTCAAGCCTTCGCCAAGCGTATCGGCCGTGAAGTTATCGGTAATGAAGTAGCTTCAGGCACGGAAATCATTCAACGTTTAGGTCAGGAGCATGTTACGACCGGAAAACCCATCGTTTATACTTCTGCAGATTCCGTTTTCCAGATTGCGGCACATGAAGAGATTATTTCCCTCGATGAACTGTATAGAATTTGTGAGATAGCCAGAGAAATGTTGGACGGAGATTTAAGAGTTGGCCGAGTGATTGCCCGACCCTTTTTGGGCACGGCAGGAAGCTTTTATCGGACAACCCATCGTCATGATTATGCCATTGAACCACCCCATACGATGCTCTTGGATGGAATTAAAGAAAAGGGTCTTCAGGTCATGGCTGTGGGGAAGATTAAGGATATCTATGCCGGACGTGGGGTAACCCTACACGTTCCGAGCATAAGCAATAAGGATGGAGTGGATAAGACCCTAGACTTCATGGGTGAGGGGAAACCCGGTTTAATCATGACGAATTTAGTCGATTTTGATATGCTATATGGCCATCGTAATGATGTAGAGAAGTATGCTCTGGCTATCGAGGAATTTGATGCCAGATTACCGGAGATCCTTGCTGGCCTAGGTGAGAAAGATATCTTAATGATCACGGCAGACCATGGTTGTGATCCGACCACTGCAAGCACAGATCATTCCAGAGAATACGTCCCTTTGCTAGTGTATGGGAAGCAAGTTAATCCAGGTGTGAATCTGGGTGTCCGATCTTCCTTTGCAGACTTGGGAGCAACTATCGCGGAATATTTGGGCACCGATCAATTACGCAATGGCCAGAGCTTTTTGGATGATCTGTTTCAAGTATAA
- the xerD gene encoding site-specific tyrosine recombinase XerD yields METQTEIWIKKYLTYLNVERGLSQNTRISYDRDLKKITVFLQQREKTLLNCDGNDLFLFLLHEKDLGRSSRTLARHLATLRGIFSFLLGEEMREDDPTEYLSSPKLGQHLPHVLSEGTIERLFKEEDIGTASSEAAQSKNNNKKKRAVTDAQEKDNALLMRNLAMIEVLYGCGLRVSELVGLRVKDIIFETKTLRCRGKGNKERIVPIGEYALKVVQDYLDQGRELLRAKNKSEMLFLNSQGKALTRQGVWNILKKWAQAHGVTENIYPHKFRHSFATHLLDHGADLRSVQEMLGHADISTTQIYTHLSRQRLIEVFRKAHPRAD; encoded by the coding sequence GTGGAGACTCAGACGGAAATATGGATAAAAAAGTATTTGACTTACCTTAATGTAGAGAGAGGACTTTCCCAAAATACTCGAATCAGCTACGACCGCGATCTTAAAAAGATCACAGTCTTTCTTCAGCAACGGGAAAAAACTTTGCTAAACTGTGATGGCAATGATCTTTTTCTTTTTCTTCTGCACGAAAAGGATCTGGGAAGGTCTTCACGCACATTAGCGCGGCACCTCGCAACCCTGCGAGGGATCTTTTCCTTTCTCTTAGGGGAGGAAATGCGGGAGGACGACCCTACCGAATATCTATCATCTCCTAAGCTTGGGCAACATTTGCCTCATGTGTTGTCTGAAGGGACCATCGAAAGGCTCTTCAAGGAAGAAGATATCGGAACTGCATCATCAGAAGCCGCTCAAAGCAAAAATAATAACAAAAAGAAAAGGGCAGTAACGGACGCCCAAGAGAAGGATAATGCTTTGTTGATGCGTAATCTTGCCATGATTGAGGTACTCTATGGTTGTGGGTTGCGGGTTTCCGAATTAGTAGGCCTTCGAGTTAAAGATATTATCTTTGAGACGAAGACACTGCGCTGTCGGGGTAAAGGAAATAAAGAAAGGATTGTACCCATCGGGGAGTATGCCCTCAAAGTGGTACAGGATTATTTGGACCAGGGACGAGAGCTACTAAGAGCTAAGAATAAAAGCGAGATGCTTTTTCTTAATTCTCAAGGCAAGGCGCTAACCCGACAAGGGGTGTGGAATATCCTCAAGAAATGGGCCCAAGCCCATGGCGTCACCGAGAATATCTATCCGCATAAATTTAGGCATAGCTTTGCCACTCATCTTTTAGATCATGGGGCTGATCTGAGATCAGTGCAAGAGATGTTGGGGCATGCTGATATTTCAACTACCCAAATTTATACTCATCTTTCTCGGCAAAGGTTGATAGAGGTTTTTCGTAAAGCTCATCCTCGAGCAGATTAA
- a CDS encoding metal-dependent transcriptional regulator, which produces MSIHESGEMYLETIYVLKNKKSDVRSIDIANELGYTKPSISRAVGILKKKKYIEVDTSGVITLTQEGVDIASNIYERHKVITEYLIGLGVDEATASQDACRVEHVISQETFDKIKEEYHKRCQS; this is translated from the coding sequence ATGAGTATTCATGAATCCGGCGAGATGTATCTCGAGACCATTTATGTGCTGAAAAATAAAAAGAGCGATGTTCGCTCCATCGATATTGCCAACGAGCTGGGTTATACTAAGCCAAGTATTAGTCGGGCGGTAGGTATTCTCAAGAAGAAAAAATATATTGAGGTGGACACTTCGGGAGTCATTACCTTGACCCAAGAAGGTGTGGACATTGCGTCAAATATCTATGAACGGCATAAAGTAATTACTGAATATTTGATTGGCTTGGGTGTTGACGAAGCCACTGCTTCCCAGGATGCCTGCCGTGTAGAGCATGTGATTAGCCAAGAGACCTTTGATAAGATTAAGGAAGAGTATCATAAGCGGTGCCAATCGTAA
- a CDS encoding FeoB-associated Cys-rich membrane protein, translated as MDWLIANGATIIIGVLVLIVIAFAGRNVYETRKSGGCSGCASRAGCPSAAGRANRNGCDSAPKP; from the coding sequence ATGGATTGGCTAATCGCTAATGGTGCAACAATTATTATTGGTGTATTGGTACTGATAGTCATTGCTTTCGCCGGTCGCAATGTATATGAAACGAGGAAAAGTGGCGGGTGTTCTGGCTGTGCCAGCCGTGCCGGTTGCCCAAGTGCAGCCGGGCGTGCTAATAGGAATGGGTGTGATAGTGCCCCAAAGCCATAA
- the feoB gene encoding ferrous iron transport protein B → MSLKIALAGNPNSGKTTLFNALTGSNQTVGNWPGVTVEKKEGKLKTHKDVTIVDLPGIYSLSPYTLEEVVSRNYLIGEKPDAIINIIDGSNLERNLYLTTQLIDLGIPVVIAINMMDVVKKCGDEINTAKLSQALGCEIFEISAIKKMGITELADEAVRISRSAESTATKLVFDSKVEEALETIGGKLPAEIPVAQKRWYAIKMFERDVKVLEQISGVDVEEITLRVEDAHDDDSESIITSQRYDFITSLLKGSYTKKSTSRLTTSDKIDRVITNRWLALPVFAAIMTFVYYISITTVGDIVTTFTNDTLFGAWISEPLAAWMERVGTAGWLTGLVVDGIVGGVGAVLGFVPQMLVLFFLLAILEECGYMARIAFIMDRVFRRFGLSGKSFIPMLIGTGCGVPGVMATRTIENDRDRRMTIMTTTFMPCGAKMPIVALIAGAVFGGVWWVAPSAYFIGVAAIVLSGIILKKTSRFAGDPAPFVMELPSYHLPTGESVLRSTWERGYSFIKKAGTIILLASIFVWFLSSFGFVEGSFQRVEDMDASVLAVIGGMLAPLFAPLGFGSWQSTVATLMGLIAKEEVVGVFGVLYGVSGDALGLVEEGAFGSLGAIGSHFTPLTAYSFLVFNLLCAPCFAAIGAIKGEMNDQKWTWFAIGYQCLLAYAMALLVFQFGSFFTGGGFTGGTVAAILVLAVLLYMVFRPSKPSLKVQGILVKD, encoded by the coding sequence ATGTCATTGAAAATCGCTTTAGCAGGGAATCCAAATAGCGGAAAAACGACCTTGTTCAATGCTTTGACGGGTTCTAATCAAACAGTGGGGAACTGGCCGGGTGTTACAGTCGAGAAGAAAGAGGGCAAGCTCAAGACTCATAAGGATGTGACGATTGTTGACTTGCCGGGAATTTACTCACTCTCTCCCTATACCCTAGAAGAAGTGGTATCGCGAAATTATCTGATCGGGGAGAAACCCGACGCTATTATTAATATTATTGATGGTTCTAACCTGGAACGGAATTTGTACTTAACGACTCAATTGATAGATCTAGGCATCCCGGTGGTGATCGCCATCAATATGATGGATGTAGTCAAGAAGTGCGGAGACGAGATCAATACTGCAAAGCTTTCCCAAGCGTTAGGATGCGAGATATTTGAGATCTCAGCAATCAAAAAGATGGGAATCACCGAGCTTGCTGACGAGGCTGTCAGAATTTCCCGAAGCGCAGAGAGCACAGCTACTAAGCTTGTTTTTGATTCTAAGGTTGAAGAAGCCCTTGAAACTATAGGGGGTAAGCTACCAGCAGAAATTCCGGTAGCACAAAAGCGCTGGTATGCAATTAAAATGTTTGAACGTGATGTAAAGGTTCTCGAGCAGATTAGCGGAGTGGATGTCGAAGAGATTACTCTAAGGGTTGAAGATGCTCATGACGATGATAGTGAATCTATTATCACCAGTCAACGCTATGATTTTATTACTTCACTGCTTAAAGGGAGTTACACCAAAAAAAGCACCTCTAGATTGACCACTTCGGATAAGATTGATAGGGTGATAACCAATCGCTGGCTCGCCCTGCCGGTTTTTGCTGCCATAATGACGTTTGTTTATTATATTTCGATTACGACTGTGGGCGATATAGTTACCACGTTCACCAATGATACACTCTTCGGGGCTTGGATCAGCGAACCTTTAGCCGCCTGGATGGAGAGGGTCGGCACAGCTGGGTGGCTAACCGGACTTGTTGTGGATGGCATCGTTGGTGGGGTAGGTGCGGTTCTCGGTTTTGTTCCCCAGATGTTAGTCTTATTCTTCTTGTTAGCAATTCTTGAGGAATGCGGATATATGGCACGGATTGCATTCATCATGGATCGAGTGTTCCGTCGTTTCGGACTGTCCGGTAAATCCTTTATTCCTATGTTGATTGGTACAGGATGTGGTGTACCTGGCGTTATGGCAACGCGAACCATTGAAAATGACCGTGACCGCCGGATGACTATTATGACCACCACCTTTATGCCTTGTGGAGCGAAGATGCCTATTGTGGCGTTAATTGCCGGTGCAGTTTTTGGTGGAGTATGGTGGGTAGCCCCTAGTGCATACTTTATTGGGGTGGCGGCGATTGTTTTGTCCGGCATCATTCTCAAGAAAACCAGTCGTTTTGCCGGAGATCCAGCCCCCTTTGTTATGGAACTTCCGTCGTATCATTTACCCACTGGGGAAAGTGTACTTCGTAGCACTTGGGAACGGGGCTATTCCTTTATTAAGAAAGCAGGAACAATCATCTTATTGGCTAGTATCTTTGTTTGGTTCTTATCTTCCTTCGGTTTTGTTGAAGGGTCCTTCCAAAGGGTCGAAGATATGGATGCAAGTGTCCTGGCAGTGATTGGTGGGATGTTGGCGCCTCTCTTTGCACCCCTTGGGTTTGGTAGTTGGCAAAGTACTGTGGCAACTTTGATGGGCCTAATCGCCAAAGAAGAAGTTGTTGGAGTGTTTGGGGTGCTTTATGGGGTGTCTGGAGATGCACTGGGTCTAGTTGAAGAAGGAGCCTTTGGCAGCTTAGGCGCTATCGGTTCTCACTTTACACCTTTAACCGCTTATTCATTCTTAGTGTTTAATCTCCTTTGTGCTCCCTGCTTTGCCGCCATCGGGGCTATCAAAGGGGAAATGAACGATCAAAAATGGACCTGGTTTGCCATAGGTTACCAATGCCTATTGGCATACGCAATGGCCTTGCTTGTTTTCCAATTCGGTTCCTTCTTTACGGGTGGCGGATTTACAGGTGGAACAGTAGCGGCGATACTCGTATTGGCAGTTCTTCTCTACATGGTGTTTAGACCAAGCAAACCAAGTCTTAAAGTTCAAGGTATCTTAGTCAAGGATTGA
- a CDS encoding FeoA family protein, translating into MINLRDVKVGQSVTVVKLHGQGPIKRRIMDMGITKGTEILVRKVAPLGDPIEVNVRGYELSLRKDDAANIEVR; encoded by the coding sequence ATGATAAACCTTAGGGACGTGAAGGTCGGTCAGTCAGTAACTGTGGTCAAGTTGCATGGCCAGGGGCCGATTAAGCGTCGGATTATGGACATGGGTATTACCAAAGGCACGGAGATTCTTGTGCGTAAGGTGGCTCCCTTAGGTGATCCTATCGAAGTGAATGTGCGTGGCTATGAACTTTCATTACGGAAAGATGATGCTGCAAATATCGAAGTTAGATAG
- a CDS encoding FeoA domain-containing protein: MQSIANLQVVNRNTVSLTPVTVGAMPLAMVAPGEEVKVVSIKGRDNTRRFLENLGFVEGAVVSIVTELAGNVIVSIKESRIAVNKGMAIRILTVKA; this comes from the coding sequence ATGCAAAGTATAGCTAATCTCCAAGTTGTAAATAGAAATACAGTTTCTCTGACACCAGTAACAGTAGGTGCGATGCCTTTAGCAATGGTGGCACCTGGCGAGGAAGTCAAAGTCGTTTCCATTAAAGGCAGAGATAATACAAGACGCTTTCTGGAGAATCTGGGTTTTGTTGAGGGTGCTGTAGTTTCGATCGTCACTGAGTTGGCTGGAAATGTGATTGTTTCCATTAAAGAATCTCGGATTGCGGTAAACAAAGGGATGGCAATCAGGATTCTTACTGTCAAAGCATAA
- a CDS encoding stage II sporulation protein M — MRKLSEHIRQYWVIYLALASVYLAGIIFGSMGVGALNGGETEELTSFLDKLLASQPTTLDSSFLMQLAREQFIIMAGIWLLGLTVIGTPLIFLIVFTRGFVFGFTLSFIIGIKGLWGLGLVFISILIPALAGIPFLLLGAGLATIFSMLLLKGKQVGESLRREFFYYSFATILVSLGAVLMGVSQGYFSILGVNFFNL, encoded by the coding sequence ATGCGGAAACTAAGCGAGCATATCCGACAATATTGGGTTATTTATCTTGCCCTAGCCAGTGTATATCTGGCAGGAATAATCTTCGGGTCAATGGGAGTTGGCGCCCTAAATGGTGGTGAGACTGAAGAACTCACCAGCTTTTTGGACAAGCTGCTCGCTAGTCAGCCCACCACTCTAGATTCTAGTTTTCTGATGCAATTAGCCAGAGAGCAATTTATTATTATGGCGGGAATATGGCTTCTGGGGTTGACGGTGATTGGAACGCCGTTGATTTTTCTGATTGTATTTACACGCGGATTTGTATTCGGATTCACCCTGAGCTTTATCATAGGGATAAAAGGACTCTGGGGGTTAGGGCTAGTCTTCATATCGATTTTAATACCAGCCTTGGCCGGGATTCCTTTTCTTCTCTTAGGAGCGGGCCTAGCAACCATTTTTTCAATGCTGCTACTTAAAGGGAAGCAGGTTGGGGAATCTTTACGGCGGGAATTTTTCTATTATTCCTTTGCCACGATTCTTGTTTCCCTTGGTGCAGTTTTGATGGGAGTTTCCCAAGGCTATTTTTCAATCTTGGGTGTCAACTTTTTTAATCTCTAG